The stretch of DNA ttacAGAATAGGCATTGCAGTGTAGAAAGGTGAAAATCAATTGAATTTGACATTGCAGGTATGCGATGCCCTTAATTTAACCCTAAAATTTCTCTAATCAAAGATAATAAATCAagtgaaaatgataaaaaaagaaaaaaattgtagaTACAAACCAACAATTAAAAACGTAACCACAATTACTGTagtcattaaaataaaaaaactaggtTCAGTGTTTTTCTTTTTGAGGGGCCAGATGGGAGAGCTTGGGAAAATCTTTGAAAGGAGCAGGCACTTTTCATGTATTTTATAGTTCATATCATAAAaccctataatgtaaacattcttagagcagattatttacgttaaaaagcattatttatgttaaagaGCGTTATTTACGTTAAAGAGCGTTCACTGCACATTTATTAAACGACATTTGAAGGTATCATTGAAGGTATTAGTAAACAATACTTCGTGGTTATAAAGTATTGTGATGAGAGCATTGAAATGATTGATAATTCAGTTTAGGTATTGCTTTAGAGTTCAGAGCGAGACGACGCTGCTTCATGTGGGTCACTGACTCCAATCATTCAAAAGGCTTTGGTGTCTACATGGCAGGATGACTGACCAGCCTGGCAGTATAATCTAGATTATGTCATGCATATAATAGCATAGTAATTACTATTATAGCGCTCAGTCTTTCCACACATCAGGATGCAGAAGTAGCCTAGTAATCAGCATGGATAAATGAAATGTTAAAGCTAGAAAGCCTATCTTATAGTTAAATCTTCAACAGTGAACTAAAAGGAACATATGCATAAACCTAAGAAAAGTAAAATATCAAATAAGGCACTTGTTTACCAGAAATGAAATAAGCAAAAGCTGAATGGGTTAATTTTCCATCAGCTTATTTAGCAGTGAATTCTCATGAATACAAAGCTATTACAATAACCTCATGCAGAGCTTAATAACATTTCAAGGTTCGTAAGCTCTGTACAAACTCAAAACTCTCAGTGAATTCCTTCATCCCtgataaatattataaaaaataaagtagTTGTGAATGTTTGAACCCCACTCACCTGTTCCTTCCTCATCAAAGCACCCGAAGGCATTTTTAATCACATCTTCAGGGTCTGTTCCAGTTAATTTTTCTCCAAACATTGTAAGGAACATGGTGAAGTTGATAGCTCCAGGAGCTTCGTTTATCATATCTTCCAGGTATTTATCTGTGGGATTTTTACCTGCAATAAGATAGCAAATTGAATGAGTACTATTATGACAGAGCACCCAAAGGCACGATGCAACAAAATTATAACAGTAATATTCGACATTACAAACTTTCAAGAAAATTAATCACATGTGAAACCACTCATATAGAGGACACATACATACCTAAAGATGCAAGCATATCACCAAGATCCTCTTTATCAATAAATCCATCGCGATTTTGATCGATCATATTGAAAGCTTCCTTAAATTCTTGAATCTGTGCTTGGTCAAACATAGCAAATACATTGCTGGTAGCTCGCTGCGCTCTCTTCTTAGTCTTACCGGCTCCAACTTTTCGACTCGACATTTTGAACAGTATTATTCACactataaaacaatttaataatgtaatatatattaatgagtGCCATTCGCAAACTTTCTAAGGGTTAAAAATCGCTACTACCCTATGCCCTAAAATAAGCAAAATACTGGAATTGATCGCTTTTTAGTAAACTTCGATGACATGgtgaaaaaaacacaaaattacaaTGCAAAAGGAGTTTGATTAACTTTAATGTAATGAAAGCAAACGTTTGCTCAAAAGTCAGTTTTAGCTCATGGCAGCTGCGAGCTACTcgtaataatataaatacaaaacttATGTTGTTTATAACTATAGGAATAGTAGTTGCTGCAACTCAAAACTGATGCATGCTAAATTCATATGACATATACAATTACGAACTCACCGCagcaacagcaaaatattaaCTACTTCCAAAACCAGTTAAATAGGTGAGATCCGGAAACACATAATCGCGCATAATATCGCATCGGGCGAATACTGTAAAACTATAAAGCTATCCATAAAACGAATGCAGGAACCACTAACATGATTATTCCGTCTCACCAGCTTTTTACATGAATACTACGTGAAACCCAAGTTTATTACGGGCGGGTCGAAACGTGAATTACCGTAAAAACTCTTCGGTCGTGGGAGAAATAACATTTAGACTTAGATTACATACATGACAGGCTTCGCGAGAACGAATTCGCGAGAATAGATAACTCCCAATTAACGGAACATTCAAAGTCTAAGTAAAATCCTCCGTGTCAACTTATTAGAATGTATagcataaatataaatactgtacTGGCTGTACTAACATATGACAAAATAGCCCTAATcagtaaacaaaacaaaaaagcaaggaaatttatttttgattattATTTAAGATCATGAatggtaacaaaataatattatcGATGAAAATGCAATAAATAGATAAACCCATATATTTATAGC from Watersipora subatra chromosome 2, tzWatSuba1.1, whole genome shotgun sequence encodes:
- the LOC137388680 gene encoding myosin regulatory light chain 2, smooth muscle minor isoform-like — its product is MSSRKVGAGKTKKRAQRATSNVFAMFDQAQIQEFKEAFNMIDQNRDGFIDKEDLGDMLASLGKNPTDKYLEDMINEAPGAINFTMFLTMFGEKLTGTDPEDVIKNAFGCFDEEGTGFLNEEYLRELLTTMGDRFTDDEVDELFREAPIKGQKFNYIEFTRILKHGRQEQD